One genomic window of Micropterus dolomieu isolate WLL.071019.BEF.003 ecotype Adirondacks linkage group LG14, ASM2129224v1, whole genome shotgun sequence includes the following:
- the ndufaf8 gene encoding NADH dehydrogenase [ubiquinone] 1 alpha subcomplex assembly factor 8 isoform X1, whose translation MSGPNVWSRTREKIRHFPELFAQCAGEAAGYGKCVAATTTGRQELRKDLCAKEFEALKTCFTNAVRDKAKKRAK comes from the exons ATGTCTGGGCCAAATGTCTGGAGTCGCACTCGAGAGAAAATTAGACATTTCCCCGAACTTTTCGCACAGTGTGCAGGAGAG GCAGCAGGGTATGGGAAGTGTGTTGCAGCTACCACAACAGGCAGACAGGAGCTGAGGAAGGACCTGTGCGCCAAGGAATTTGAAGCACTGAAGACCTGCTTTACAAATGCAGTACGTGATAAG
- the ndufaf8 gene encoding NADH dehydrogenase [ubiquinone] 1 alpha subcomplex assembly factor 8 isoform X2, which translates to MSGPNVWSRTREKIRHFPELFAQCAGEAAGYGKCVAATTTGRQELRKDLCAKEFEALKTCFTNAAKKRAK; encoded by the exons ATGTCTGGGCCAAATGTCTGGAGTCGCACTCGAGAGAAAATTAGACATTTCCCCGAACTTTTCGCACAGTGTGCAGGAGAG GCAGCAGGGTATGGGAAGTGTGTTGCAGCTACCACAACAGGCAGACAGGAGCTGAGGAAGGACCTGTGCGCCAAGGAATTTGAAGCACTGAAGACCTGCTTTACAAATGCA
- the tepsin gene encoding AP-4 complex accessory subunit tepsin isoform X1: MATFMERLAFLQKVPTLMKATADDENPCPGYLFQEIGSILWQPRLCFSQQLQPLKGASDILRLLRYGNILNHHHTVEISHESSGCGQCLLEYLLERLQVESCHVKLKVLKIFVHLCGHGSNQFLTELRRNSTFIQQASVYSGPPDPIHGTALYQKVRNTAQEVARLLFTDTISTKTVISPLNVAPPTMGMGSGTSHRSGMQGFGYSPGKQGTAGSDSLLDKIQKAAEVVASAVLPPTEHQGIRLHDNHYRAVVAPSAPIEVAVPACAYNVPARRPKALTQRCPGQAGGGWEETDSGNSSSHNSSQDIAANSRASVGSKSAGTGSQSGASRESSGDLSDRVEALHLGDCGQEMALISRLTEGSRVFLSREESQHFIKECSILNCEVVVELLTSKLQDPSNIVRMVIMRSLCAISCLMTSDLLSLEQMFGATQRKLHQLSEGAPGPVANKATKILRQFEALMGGSLHAPRQDTASSSHQAATTNQLPTSTYSGPLLPTHSTGNTNLNHYQPDTSLTGVAQPPNHPSSPSSLALAQRDSSGEVSNDGVEEKLSPIQQQLEVQPVRTAEVKLVAEESELNRGSSHPAEPHSEQPCLSRLSLFSGMELVTKGRPLCEGETSQTGNSLRENLAVHNISISDGAPPICSLVVADSSQPVSAFSFLNF, from the exons ATGGCTACATTTATGGAACGATTAGCTTTTCTTCAGAAA GTCCCGACTCTGATGAAGGCTACAGCAGATGATGAAAACCCCTGTCCTGGCTACCTTTTCCAAGAGATTGGAAGTATCCTTTGGCAGCCTCGGTTGtgcttcagccagcagctgcaaCCGCTGAAG GGAGCATCAGACATACTGAGACTGTTACGCTATGGTAATATCCTTAACCATCATCACACCGTAGAAATCTCCCATGAGTCTTCAGGTTGTGGTCAGTGTTTATTGGAGTACCTTctggagaggctgcaggtggaGTCCTGTCATGTCAAACTCAAG GTGCTGAAGATCTTCGTCCATCTTTGCGGTCATGGCTCAAACCAGTTCCTCACAGAACTTAGAAGGAACTCCACCTTCATCCAGCAAGCATCAG TTTACAGCGGCCCTCCTGATCCTATCCACGGCACGGCATTGTACCAGAAAGTGAGAAATACAGCACAG GAAGTGGCCAGGTTGCTTTTCACAGATACAATTTCCACCAAAACCGTCATCTCCCCGCTCAACGTAGCCCCCCCAACAATGG GTATGGGCTCAGGAACTTCCCACAGGTCAGGAATGCAGGGATTTGGATACAGTCCAGGGAAGCAGGGGACAG CGGGCAGTGACTCACTACTGGATAAGATCCAGAAAGCTGCAGAGGTAGTGGCCAGTGCTGTCCTTCCCCCAACTGAACACCAGGGCATCCGTCTCCATGACAACCATTACCGGGCCGTAGTTGCGCCGTCTGCTCCCATAGAGGTGGCCGTGCCTGCGTGTGCCTATAACGTTCCTGCTCGCAGACCAAAAG CGTTGACCCAGCGGTGCCCAGGGCAGGCAGGAGGCGGCTGGGAAGAGACAGACAGCGGCAACAGCTCCTCTCACAACTCTTCTCAGGATATCGCAGCTAACAGCAGGGCCTCTGTGGGCAGCAAGTCAGCTGGTACCGGGAGCCAATCGGGGGCCAGTAGAGAGAGCAGTGGGGACTTATCAGATAG AGTGGAAGCATTGCACTTAGGGGACTGTGGCCAGGAGATGGCGCTCATCAGCAGACTGACTGAAGGATCCAGAGTTTTCCTGTCCAGAGAGGAGAGCCAGCACTTCATCAAAGA GTGCTCCATACTCAATTGTGAGGTCGTGGTGGAGTTGCTCACAAGCAAGCTTCAAGATCCCTCAAACATTGTTAGGATGGTAATAATG CGGTCGCTGTGTGCTATATCGTGCctcatgacctctgacctcctctCTCTGGAGCAAATGTTTGGCGCTACACAACGAAAGCTCCACCAGTTGAGTGAGGGGGCTCCAGGACCTGTGGCCAACAAAGCCACCAAG ATCCTGCGACAGTTTGAGGCTCTGATGGGTGGATCTCTACACGCTCCGAGACAGGACACAGCAAGCAGCAGCCATCAGGCGGCAACAACTAATCAGCTTCCCACATCTACATACTCAGGCCCTTTACTACCAACCCACTCTACCGGCAACACCAATCTCAACCATTATCAGCCTGACACCTCGCTTACAGGTGTCGCTCAACCACCAAATCACCCATCTTCCCCTTCTAGTCTGGCCTTGGCCCAGAGAGACTCCTCAGGGGAGGTGTCGAATGACGGCGTAGAGGAGAAACTTTCTCCCATTCAGCAACAGTTGGAGGTACAGCCAGTCAGGACTGCTGAGGTTAAACTGGTTGCTGAAGAATCAGAGCTGAATAGGGGCTCGTCCCATCCAGCAGAGCCCCACAGTGAGCAGCCCTGTCTGAGCAGACTATCCCTGTTCAGCGGTATGGAGCTGGTGACCAAGGGGAGGCCCCTGTGCGAAGGAGAGACATCCCAGACGGGCAACAGCTTAAGGGAGAATCTAGCTGTGCATAACATCAGCATCAGCGACGGCGCTCCTCCAATTTGCAGTTTAGTTGTGGCTGATAGCAGCCAACCAGTATCAGCCTTCTCATTTCTCAACTTTTGA
- the tepsin gene encoding AP-4 complex accessory subunit tepsin isoform X2 — MATFMERLAFLQKVPTLMKATADDENPCPGYLFQEIGSILWQPRLCFSQQLQPLKGASDILRLLRYGNILNHHHTVEISHESSGCGQCLLEYLLERLQVESCHVKLKVLKIFVHLCGHGSNQFLTELRRNSTFIQQASVYSGPPDPIHGTALYQKVRNTAQEVARLLFTDTISTKTVISPLNVAPPTMGMGSGTSHRSGMQGFGYSPGKQGTAGSDSLLDKIQKAAEVVASAVLPPTEHQGIRLHDNHYRAVVAPSAPIEVAVPACAYNVPARRPKALTQRCPGQAGGGWEETDSGNSSSHNSSQDIAANSRASVGSKSAGTGSQSGASRESSGDLSDRVEALHLGDCGQEMALISRLTEGSRVFLSREESQHFIKECSILNCEVVVELLTSKLQDPSNIVRMRSLCAISCLMTSDLLSLEQMFGATQRKLHQLSEGAPGPVANKATKILRQFEALMGGSLHAPRQDTASSSHQAATTNQLPTSTYSGPLLPTHSTGNTNLNHYQPDTSLTGVAQPPNHPSSPSSLALAQRDSSGEVSNDGVEEKLSPIQQQLEVQPVRTAEVKLVAEESELNRGSSHPAEPHSEQPCLSRLSLFSGMELVTKGRPLCEGETSQTGNSLRENLAVHNISISDGAPPICSLVVADSSQPVSAFSFLNF; from the exons ATGGCTACATTTATGGAACGATTAGCTTTTCTTCAGAAA GTCCCGACTCTGATGAAGGCTACAGCAGATGATGAAAACCCCTGTCCTGGCTACCTTTTCCAAGAGATTGGAAGTATCCTTTGGCAGCCTCGGTTGtgcttcagccagcagctgcaaCCGCTGAAG GGAGCATCAGACATACTGAGACTGTTACGCTATGGTAATATCCTTAACCATCATCACACCGTAGAAATCTCCCATGAGTCTTCAGGTTGTGGTCAGTGTTTATTGGAGTACCTTctggagaggctgcaggtggaGTCCTGTCATGTCAAACTCAAG GTGCTGAAGATCTTCGTCCATCTTTGCGGTCATGGCTCAAACCAGTTCCTCACAGAACTTAGAAGGAACTCCACCTTCATCCAGCAAGCATCAG TTTACAGCGGCCCTCCTGATCCTATCCACGGCACGGCATTGTACCAGAAAGTGAGAAATACAGCACAG GAAGTGGCCAGGTTGCTTTTCACAGATACAATTTCCACCAAAACCGTCATCTCCCCGCTCAACGTAGCCCCCCCAACAATGG GTATGGGCTCAGGAACTTCCCACAGGTCAGGAATGCAGGGATTTGGATACAGTCCAGGGAAGCAGGGGACAG CGGGCAGTGACTCACTACTGGATAAGATCCAGAAAGCTGCAGAGGTAGTGGCCAGTGCTGTCCTTCCCCCAACTGAACACCAGGGCATCCGTCTCCATGACAACCATTACCGGGCCGTAGTTGCGCCGTCTGCTCCCATAGAGGTGGCCGTGCCTGCGTGTGCCTATAACGTTCCTGCTCGCAGACCAAAAG CGTTGACCCAGCGGTGCCCAGGGCAGGCAGGAGGCGGCTGGGAAGAGACAGACAGCGGCAACAGCTCCTCTCACAACTCTTCTCAGGATATCGCAGCTAACAGCAGGGCCTCTGTGGGCAGCAAGTCAGCTGGTACCGGGAGCCAATCGGGGGCCAGTAGAGAGAGCAGTGGGGACTTATCAGATAG AGTGGAAGCATTGCACTTAGGGGACTGTGGCCAGGAGATGGCGCTCATCAGCAGACTGACTGAAGGATCCAGAGTTTTCCTGTCCAGAGAGGAGAGCCAGCACTTCATCAAAGA GTGCTCCATACTCAATTGTGAGGTCGTGGTGGAGTTGCTCACAAGCAAGCTTCAAGATCCCTCAAACATTGTTAGGATG CGGTCGCTGTGTGCTATATCGTGCctcatgacctctgacctcctctCTCTGGAGCAAATGTTTGGCGCTACACAACGAAAGCTCCACCAGTTGAGTGAGGGGGCTCCAGGACCTGTGGCCAACAAAGCCACCAAG ATCCTGCGACAGTTTGAGGCTCTGATGGGTGGATCTCTACACGCTCCGAGACAGGACACAGCAAGCAGCAGCCATCAGGCGGCAACAACTAATCAGCTTCCCACATCTACATACTCAGGCCCTTTACTACCAACCCACTCTACCGGCAACACCAATCTCAACCATTATCAGCCTGACACCTCGCTTACAGGTGTCGCTCAACCACCAAATCACCCATCTTCCCCTTCTAGTCTGGCCTTGGCCCAGAGAGACTCCTCAGGGGAGGTGTCGAATGACGGCGTAGAGGAGAAACTTTCTCCCATTCAGCAACAGTTGGAGGTACAGCCAGTCAGGACTGCTGAGGTTAAACTGGTTGCTGAAGAATCAGAGCTGAATAGGGGCTCGTCCCATCCAGCAGAGCCCCACAGTGAGCAGCCCTGTCTGAGCAGACTATCCCTGTTCAGCGGTATGGAGCTGGTGACCAAGGGGAGGCCCCTGTGCGAAGGAGAGACATCCCAGACGGGCAACAGCTTAAGGGAGAATCTAGCTGTGCATAACATCAGCATCAGCGACGGCGCTCCTCCAATTTGCAGTTTAGTTGTGGCTGATAGCAGCCAACCAGTATCAGCCTTCTCATTTCTCAACTTTTGA
- the tepsin gene encoding AP-4 complex accessory subunit tepsin isoform X3 → MATFMERLAFLQKVPTLMKATADDENPCPGYLFQEIGSILWQPRLCFSQQLQPLKGASDILRLLRYGNILNHHHTVEISHESSGCGQCLLEYLLERLQVESCHVKLKVLKIFVHLCGHGSNQFLTELRRNSTFIQQASVYSGPPDPIHGTALYQKVRNTAQEVARLLFTDTISTKTVISPLNVAPPTMGMGSGTSHRSGMQGFGYSPGKQGTAGSDSLLDKIQKAAEVVASAVLPPTEHQGIRLHDNHYRAVVAPSAPIEVAVPACAYNVPARRPKALTQRCPGQAGGGWEETDSGNSSSHNSSQDIAANSRASVGSKSAGTGSQSGASRESSGDLSDRVEALHLGDCGQEMALISRLTEGSRVFLSREESQHFIKECSILNCEVVVELLTSKLQDPSNIRSLCAISCLMTSDLLSLEQMFGATQRKLHQLSEGAPGPVANKATKILRQFEALMGGSLHAPRQDTASSSHQAATTNQLPTSTYSGPLLPTHSTGNTNLNHYQPDTSLTGVAQPPNHPSSPSSLALAQRDSSGEVSNDGVEEKLSPIQQQLEVQPVRTAEVKLVAEESELNRGSSHPAEPHSEQPCLSRLSLFSGMELVTKGRPLCEGETSQTGNSLRENLAVHNISISDGAPPICSLVVADSSQPVSAFSFLNF, encoded by the exons ATGGCTACATTTATGGAACGATTAGCTTTTCTTCAGAAA GTCCCGACTCTGATGAAGGCTACAGCAGATGATGAAAACCCCTGTCCTGGCTACCTTTTCCAAGAGATTGGAAGTATCCTTTGGCAGCCTCGGTTGtgcttcagccagcagctgcaaCCGCTGAAG GGAGCATCAGACATACTGAGACTGTTACGCTATGGTAATATCCTTAACCATCATCACACCGTAGAAATCTCCCATGAGTCTTCAGGTTGTGGTCAGTGTTTATTGGAGTACCTTctggagaggctgcaggtggaGTCCTGTCATGTCAAACTCAAG GTGCTGAAGATCTTCGTCCATCTTTGCGGTCATGGCTCAAACCAGTTCCTCACAGAACTTAGAAGGAACTCCACCTTCATCCAGCAAGCATCAG TTTACAGCGGCCCTCCTGATCCTATCCACGGCACGGCATTGTACCAGAAAGTGAGAAATACAGCACAG GAAGTGGCCAGGTTGCTTTTCACAGATACAATTTCCACCAAAACCGTCATCTCCCCGCTCAACGTAGCCCCCCCAACAATGG GTATGGGCTCAGGAACTTCCCACAGGTCAGGAATGCAGGGATTTGGATACAGTCCAGGGAAGCAGGGGACAG CGGGCAGTGACTCACTACTGGATAAGATCCAGAAAGCTGCAGAGGTAGTGGCCAGTGCTGTCCTTCCCCCAACTGAACACCAGGGCATCCGTCTCCATGACAACCATTACCGGGCCGTAGTTGCGCCGTCTGCTCCCATAGAGGTGGCCGTGCCTGCGTGTGCCTATAACGTTCCTGCTCGCAGACCAAAAG CGTTGACCCAGCGGTGCCCAGGGCAGGCAGGAGGCGGCTGGGAAGAGACAGACAGCGGCAACAGCTCCTCTCACAACTCTTCTCAGGATATCGCAGCTAACAGCAGGGCCTCTGTGGGCAGCAAGTCAGCTGGTACCGGGAGCCAATCGGGGGCCAGTAGAGAGAGCAGTGGGGACTTATCAGATAG AGTGGAAGCATTGCACTTAGGGGACTGTGGCCAGGAGATGGCGCTCATCAGCAGACTGACTGAAGGATCCAGAGTTTTCCTGTCCAGAGAGGAGAGCCAGCACTTCATCAAAGA GTGCTCCATACTCAATTGTGAGGTCGTGGTGGAGTTGCTCACAAGCAAGCTTCAAGATCCCTCAAACATT CGGTCGCTGTGTGCTATATCGTGCctcatgacctctgacctcctctCTCTGGAGCAAATGTTTGGCGCTACACAACGAAAGCTCCACCAGTTGAGTGAGGGGGCTCCAGGACCTGTGGCCAACAAAGCCACCAAG ATCCTGCGACAGTTTGAGGCTCTGATGGGTGGATCTCTACACGCTCCGAGACAGGACACAGCAAGCAGCAGCCATCAGGCGGCAACAACTAATCAGCTTCCCACATCTACATACTCAGGCCCTTTACTACCAACCCACTCTACCGGCAACACCAATCTCAACCATTATCAGCCTGACACCTCGCTTACAGGTGTCGCTCAACCACCAAATCACCCATCTTCCCCTTCTAGTCTGGCCTTGGCCCAGAGAGACTCCTCAGGGGAGGTGTCGAATGACGGCGTAGAGGAGAAACTTTCTCCCATTCAGCAACAGTTGGAGGTACAGCCAGTCAGGACTGCTGAGGTTAAACTGGTTGCTGAAGAATCAGAGCTGAATAGGGGCTCGTCCCATCCAGCAGAGCCCCACAGTGAGCAGCCCTGTCTGAGCAGACTATCCCTGTTCAGCGGTATGGAGCTGGTGACCAAGGGGAGGCCCCTGTGCGAAGGAGAGACATCCCAGACGGGCAACAGCTTAAGGGAGAATCTAGCTGTGCATAACATCAGCATCAGCGACGGCGCTCCTCCAATTTGCAGTTTAGTTGTGGCTGATAGCAGCCAACCAGTATCAGCCTTCTCATTTCTCAACTTTTGA
- the tepsin gene encoding AP-4 complex accessory subunit tepsin isoform X4 yields the protein MATFMERLAFLQKVPTLMKATADDENPCPGYLFQEIGKISHESSGCGQCLLEYLLERLQVESCHVKLKVLKIFVHLCGHGSNQFLTELRRNSTFIQQASVYSGPPDPIHGTALYQKVRNTAQEVARLLFTDTISTKTVISPLNVAPPTMGMGSGTSHRSGMQGFGYSPGKQGTAGSDSLLDKIQKAAEVVASAVLPPTEHQGIRLHDNHYRAVVAPSAPIEVAVPACAYNVPARRPKALTQRCPGQAGGGWEETDSGNSSSHNSSQDIAANSRASVGSKSAGTGSQSGASRESSGDLSDRVEALHLGDCGQEMALISRLTEGSRVFLSREESQHFIKECSILNCEVVVELLTSKLQDPSNIVRMVIMRSLCAISCLMTSDLLSLEQMFGATQRKLHQLSEGAPGPVANKATKILRQFEALMGGSLHAPRQDTASSSHQAATTNQLPTSTYSGPLLPTHSTGNTNLNHYQPDTSLTGVAQPPNHPSSPSSLALAQRDSSGEVSNDGVEEKLSPIQQQLEVQPVRTAEVKLVAEESELNRGSSHPAEPHSEQPCLSRLSLFSGMELVTKGRPLCEGETSQTGNSLRENLAVHNISISDGAPPICSLVVADSSQPVSAFSFLNF from the exons ATGGCTACATTTATGGAACGATTAGCTTTTCTTCAGAAA GTCCCGACTCTGATGAAGGCTACAGCAGATGATGAAAACCCCTGTCCTGGCTACCTTTTCCAAGAGATTGGAA AAATCTCCCATGAGTCTTCAGGTTGTGGTCAGTGTTTATTGGAGTACCTTctggagaggctgcaggtggaGTCCTGTCATGTCAAACTCAAG GTGCTGAAGATCTTCGTCCATCTTTGCGGTCATGGCTCAAACCAGTTCCTCACAGAACTTAGAAGGAACTCCACCTTCATCCAGCAAGCATCAG TTTACAGCGGCCCTCCTGATCCTATCCACGGCACGGCATTGTACCAGAAAGTGAGAAATACAGCACAG GAAGTGGCCAGGTTGCTTTTCACAGATACAATTTCCACCAAAACCGTCATCTCCCCGCTCAACGTAGCCCCCCCAACAATGG GTATGGGCTCAGGAACTTCCCACAGGTCAGGAATGCAGGGATTTGGATACAGTCCAGGGAAGCAGGGGACAG CGGGCAGTGACTCACTACTGGATAAGATCCAGAAAGCTGCAGAGGTAGTGGCCAGTGCTGTCCTTCCCCCAACTGAACACCAGGGCATCCGTCTCCATGACAACCATTACCGGGCCGTAGTTGCGCCGTCTGCTCCCATAGAGGTGGCCGTGCCTGCGTGTGCCTATAACGTTCCTGCTCGCAGACCAAAAG CGTTGACCCAGCGGTGCCCAGGGCAGGCAGGAGGCGGCTGGGAAGAGACAGACAGCGGCAACAGCTCCTCTCACAACTCTTCTCAGGATATCGCAGCTAACAGCAGGGCCTCTGTGGGCAGCAAGTCAGCTGGTACCGGGAGCCAATCGGGGGCCAGTAGAGAGAGCAGTGGGGACTTATCAGATAG AGTGGAAGCATTGCACTTAGGGGACTGTGGCCAGGAGATGGCGCTCATCAGCAGACTGACTGAAGGATCCAGAGTTTTCCTGTCCAGAGAGGAGAGCCAGCACTTCATCAAAGA GTGCTCCATACTCAATTGTGAGGTCGTGGTGGAGTTGCTCACAAGCAAGCTTCAAGATCCCTCAAACATTGTTAGGATGGTAATAATG CGGTCGCTGTGTGCTATATCGTGCctcatgacctctgacctcctctCTCTGGAGCAAATGTTTGGCGCTACACAACGAAAGCTCCACCAGTTGAGTGAGGGGGCTCCAGGACCTGTGGCCAACAAAGCCACCAAG ATCCTGCGACAGTTTGAGGCTCTGATGGGTGGATCTCTACACGCTCCGAGACAGGACACAGCAAGCAGCAGCCATCAGGCGGCAACAACTAATCAGCTTCCCACATCTACATACTCAGGCCCTTTACTACCAACCCACTCTACCGGCAACACCAATCTCAACCATTATCAGCCTGACACCTCGCTTACAGGTGTCGCTCAACCACCAAATCACCCATCTTCCCCTTCTAGTCTGGCCTTGGCCCAGAGAGACTCCTCAGGGGAGGTGTCGAATGACGGCGTAGAGGAGAAACTTTCTCCCATTCAGCAACAGTTGGAGGTACAGCCAGTCAGGACTGCTGAGGTTAAACTGGTTGCTGAAGAATCAGAGCTGAATAGGGGCTCGTCCCATCCAGCAGAGCCCCACAGTGAGCAGCCCTGTCTGAGCAGACTATCCCTGTTCAGCGGTATGGAGCTGGTGACCAAGGGGAGGCCCCTGTGCGAAGGAGAGACATCCCAGACGGGCAACAGCTTAAGGGAGAATCTAGCTGTGCATAACATCAGCATCAGCGACGGCGCTCCTCCAATTTGCAGTTTAGTTGTGGCTGATAGCAGCCAACCAGTATCAGCCTTCTCATTTCTCAACTTTTGA
- the tepsin gene encoding AP-4 complex accessory subunit tepsin isoform X5, translating to MATFMERLAFLQKVPTLMKATADDENPCPGYLFQEIGKISHESSGCGQCLLEYLLERLQVESCHVKLKVLKIFVHLCGHGSNQFLTELRRNSTFIQQASVYSGPPDPIHGTALYQKVRNTAQEVARLLFTDTISTKTVISPLNVAPPTMGMGSGTSHRSGMQGFGYSPGKQGTAGSDSLLDKIQKAAEVVASAVLPPTEHQGIRLHDNHYRAVVAPSAPIEVAVPACAYNVPARRPKALTQRCPGQAGGGWEETDSGNSSSHNSSQDIAANSRASVGSKSAGTGSQSGASRESSGDLSDRVEALHLGDCGQEMALISRLTEGSRVFLSREESQHFIKECSILNCEVVVELLTSKLQDPSNIVRMRSLCAISCLMTSDLLSLEQMFGATQRKLHQLSEGAPGPVANKATKILRQFEALMGGSLHAPRQDTASSSHQAATTNQLPTSTYSGPLLPTHSTGNTNLNHYQPDTSLTGVAQPPNHPSSPSSLALAQRDSSGEVSNDGVEEKLSPIQQQLEVQPVRTAEVKLVAEESELNRGSSHPAEPHSEQPCLSRLSLFSGMELVTKGRPLCEGETSQTGNSLRENLAVHNISISDGAPPICSLVVADSSQPVSAFSFLNF from the exons ATGGCTACATTTATGGAACGATTAGCTTTTCTTCAGAAA GTCCCGACTCTGATGAAGGCTACAGCAGATGATGAAAACCCCTGTCCTGGCTACCTTTTCCAAGAGATTGGAA AAATCTCCCATGAGTCTTCAGGTTGTGGTCAGTGTTTATTGGAGTACCTTctggagaggctgcaggtggaGTCCTGTCATGTCAAACTCAAG GTGCTGAAGATCTTCGTCCATCTTTGCGGTCATGGCTCAAACCAGTTCCTCACAGAACTTAGAAGGAACTCCACCTTCATCCAGCAAGCATCAG TTTACAGCGGCCCTCCTGATCCTATCCACGGCACGGCATTGTACCAGAAAGTGAGAAATACAGCACAG GAAGTGGCCAGGTTGCTTTTCACAGATACAATTTCCACCAAAACCGTCATCTCCCCGCTCAACGTAGCCCCCCCAACAATGG GTATGGGCTCAGGAACTTCCCACAGGTCAGGAATGCAGGGATTTGGATACAGTCCAGGGAAGCAGGGGACAG CGGGCAGTGACTCACTACTGGATAAGATCCAGAAAGCTGCAGAGGTAGTGGCCAGTGCTGTCCTTCCCCCAACTGAACACCAGGGCATCCGTCTCCATGACAACCATTACCGGGCCGTAGTTGCGCCGTCTGCTCCCATAGAGGTGGCCGTGCCTGCGTGTGCCTATAACGTTCCTGCTCGCAGACCAAAAG CGTTGACCCAGCGGTGCCCAGGGCAGGCAGGAGGCGGCTGGGAAGAGACAGACAGCGGCAACAGCTCCTCTCACAACTCTTCTCAGGATATCGCAGCTAACAGCAGGGCCTCTGTGGGCAGCAAGTCAGCTGGTACCGGGAGCCAATCGGGGGCCAGTAGAGAGAGCAGTGGGGACTTATCAGATAG AGTGGAAGCATTGCACTTAGGGGACTGTGGCCAGGAGATGGCGCTCATCAGCAGACTGACTGAAGGATCCAGAGTTTTCCTGTCCAGAGAGGAGAGCCAGCACTTCATCAAAGA GTGCTCCATACTCAATTGTGAGGTCGTGGTGGAGTTGCTCACAAGCAAGCTTCAAGATCCCTCAAACATTGTTAGGATG CGGTCGCTGTGTGCTATATCGTGCctcatgacctctgacctcctctCTCTGGAGCAAATGTTTGGCGCTACACAACGAAAGCTCCACCAGTTGAGTGAGGGGGCTCCAGGACCTGTGGCCAACAAAGCCACCAAG ATCCTGCGACAGTTTGAGGCTCTGATGGGTGGATCTCTACACGCTCCGAGACAGGACACAGCAAGCAGCAGCCATCAGGCGGCAACAACTAATCAGCTTCCCACATCTACATACTCAGGCCCTTTACTACCAACCCACTCTACCGGCAACACCAATCTCAACCATTATCAGCCTGACACCTCGCTTACAGGTGTCGCTCAACCACCAAATCACCCATCTTCCCCTTCTAGTCTGGCCTTGGCCCAGAGAGACTCCTCAGGGGAGGTGTCGAATGACGGCGTAGAGGAGAAACTTTCTCCCATTCAGCAACAGTTGGAGGTACAGCCAGTCAGGACTGCTGAGGTTAAACTGGTTGCTGAAGAATCAGAGCTGAATAGGGGCTCGTCCCATCCAGCAGAGCCCCACAGTGAGCAGCCCTGTCTGAGCAGACTATCCCTGTTCAGCGGTATGGAGCTGGTGACCAAGGGGAGGCCCCTGTGCGAAGGAGAGACATCCCAGACGGGCAACAGCTTAAGGGAGAATCTAGCTGTGCATAACATCAGCATCAGCGACGGCGCTCCTCCAATTTGCAGTTTAGTTGTGGCTGATAGCAGCCAACCAGTATCAGCCTTCTCATTTCTCAACTTTTGA
- the si:dkey-21c1.1 gene encoding protein FAM104A, whose amino-acid sequence MLTDNRKRHRSCDSEEDQQLSPQAKRSGGGPTLLVSDLDSESSSSDSSNGISSPERAIVVSARPCIHSQNNRITQYSLSPKPEESASSLQHSFHGDSSGVSYDHINRVLREAHFSSLQTRGRPGST is encoded by the exons ATGCTGACAGACAACAG GAAACGACATCGTAGCTGTGACAGTGAGGAGGACCAACAGCTGAGTCCTCAGGCCAAGAGGTCAGGAGGGGGTCCCACCCTGCTTGTCTCAGATTTGGATTCAGAG TCTTCCAGCAGCGACAGCAGTAATGGGATCAGTAGTCCAGAGAGAGCAATAGTGGTCAGCGCCAGGCCATGCATACACAGCCAGAACAACCGCATCACCCAGTACTCCCTCAGCCCAAAGCCCGAAGAGTCTGCTAGCTCTTTGCAGCATAGTTTCCATGGCGACAGCAGCGGTGTCTCCTATGACCACATCAACAGAGTCCTGAGGGAAGCACACTTCAGTAGTCTGCAGACAAGAGGGCGTCCAGGCTCGACATGA